From Ancylobacter pratisalsi, one genomic window encodes:
- a CDS encoding carbon-nitrogen hydrolase family protein — MTDDADAARASHLGAPFRAALIQMRAAKSVAANVETASALIREAAAGGASYIQTPEMTGTMEENRQALFAVLHDEESDPALAAFRALAADLKVHLHIGSLAVKASEHRAANRSYLLGPDGAILARYDKIHMFDVDLPNGDVYRESAAYRPGELAVVTDLPQIRLGMTICYDLRFPALFRALADGGAGMIAAPAAFTQSTGEAHWHILLRARAIENGAYVLAAAQGGTHENGRKTFGHSLIIDPWGTVLAEGGTEPGVISAEIDPGKVASVRTRIPSLQHGRRFELVGPAEAGRLHLAASGDVA; from the coding sequence ATGACCGACGACGCCGACGCTGCCCGCGCTTCCCATCTCGGCGCCCCGTTCCGTGCCGCGTTGATACAGATGCGCGCCGCCAAGAGCGTGGCGGCGAATGTCGAGACCGCGTCCGCGCTGATTCGCGAGGCGGCGGCCGGGGGTGCCAGCTATATCCAGACGCCGGAGATGACCGGCACGATGGAGGAGAACCGGCAGGCGCTGTTCGCGGTGCTGCATGACGAGGAGAGCGACCCCGCGCTGGCCGCGTTCCGCGCGCTGGCGGCCGATCTGAAGGTGCACCTGCATATCGGCTCTCTGGCCGTGAAGGCGAGCGAGCACCGCGCCGCCAACCGCTCCTACCTTCTCGGGCCGGACGGGGCGATCCTGGCGCGCTACGACAAGATCCACATGTTCGACGTCGACCTGCCCAATGGCGACGTCTACCGCGAATCCGCCGCCTATCGGCCGGGCGAACTCGCGGTGGTGACGGACCTGCCGCAGATTCGTCTGGGGATGACCATCTGCTACGATCTGCGCTTTCCCGCGCTGTTCCGCGCGCTCGCCGATGGCGGTGCGGGAATGATCGCGGCGCCGGCGGCCTTCACCCAGTCCACCGGCGAGGCGCACTGGCATATCCTGCTCCGGGCGCGGGCGATCGAGAACGGCGCCTATGTGCTGGCGGCGGCGCAGGGCGGCACCCATGAGAACGGGCGCAAGACCTTCGGTCACAGCCTGATCATCGACCCGTGGGGCACGGTCCTCGCCGAGGGCGGTACCGAGCCGGGCGTGATCAGCGCCGAGATCGACCCGGGCAAGGTCGCCTCGGTGCGCACGCGCATTCCCTCGCTGCAGCACGGCCGCCGCTTCGAGCTGGTCGGCCCGGCGGAAGCGGGGCGCCTGCACCTGGCCGCTTCCGGTGACGTGGCATGA
- the grxC gene encoding glutaredoxin 3 → MSQVEIYTTYTCPYCLAAKELLKRKGVEYSEINVAGDPVARSTMSQRANGRTSVPQIFIDGRHIGGCDDIYALEEAGELDPLLAT, encoded by the coding sequence ATGTCCCAGGTCGAGATCTACACCACCTACACCTGCCCTTACTGCCTCGCGGCCAAGGAGCTGCTGAAGCGCAAGGGTGTCGAATATTCCGAGATCAACGTGGCGGGTGATCCGGTGGCGCGCTCGACCATGTCGCAGCGCGCCAATGGGCGCACCAGCGTGCCGCAGATCTTCATCGACGGCCGTCACATCGGCGGGTGCGACGATATCTATGCGCTCGAAGAGGCCGGCGAGCTGGATCCCCTGCTCGCGACCTGA
- a CDS encoding ComF family protein, whose protein sequence is MRGAMRAAPFALRLGRAAGQAARRAARGIIDLALPPNCMACRAAVSEPGCLCAQCWGRLNLIERPYCDRLGIPLPYDCEPGSGGPRLSSAALDAPPAYHRARAAAQFGEVARDLVHALKYADRLDVATPMARMMVRAGADLLGDAQALVPVPLHNLRLWRRRFNQSAALALAVRRASGVRVETSWLLRARATPPQVGLDRAARAANVAGAFEVPDMARGELAGRRVVLVDDVLTTGATLDACAKALSRAGAGRVDVLVFARVVDGQPSPIS, encoded by the coding sequence ATGCGGGGGGCGATGCGCGCGGCGCCGTTTGCCCTGCGATTGGGCAGGGCCGCCGGCCAGGCGGCGCGTCGGGCCGCGCGCGGCATCATCGACCTTGCGCTGCCCCCGAACTGCATGGCCTGCCGTGCGGCCGTGAGCGAGCCGGGTTGCCTGTGCGCGCAGTGCTGGGGGCGGCTGAACCTGATCGAGCGGCCCTATTGCGACCGGCTCGGCATTCCCTTGCCCTATGATTGCGAGCCCGGCAGCGGCGGCCCGCGCCTTTCCAGCGCCGCGCTGGATGCCCCGCCGGCCTATCACCGCGCCCGCGCCGCCGCGCAGTTCGGCGAGGTCGCGCGCGATCTGGTGCATGCGCTGAAATATGCCGACCGGCTCGATGTCGCCACGCCCATGGCGCGGATGATGGTGCGCGCCGGGGCGGATCTGCTGGGCGATGCGCAGGCCCTGGTGCCGGTGCCGCTGCATAACCTCAGGCTCTGGCGGCGGCGCTTCAACCAGTCCGCCGCGCTGGCGCTGGCGGTGCGGCGTGCGAGCGGCGTGCGCGTCGAGACCTCATGGCTGCTGCGCGCCCGGGCCACCCCGCCGCAGGTCGGGCTCGACCGGGCGGCGCGCGCGGCCAATGTCGCCGGCGCCTTCGAGGTGCCGGACATGGCGCGTGGGGAGCTTGCCGGGCGGCGGGTGGTGCTGGTCGACGACGTGCTCACCACCGGCGCCACGCTGGATGCCTGCGCCAAGGCACTGAGCCGGGCGGGCGCGGGCCGGGTCGACGTGCTGGTGTTTGCCCGGGTTGTTGACGGGCAGCCATCGCCCATATCATAG
- a CDS encoding methyltransferase domain-containing protein has translation MSGPIAIFDSHALAARRRRAQALGAETFLLERVSEDLVDRLGAVKRHFGTAVDLGTPAPNLSAALATTGMIGRTRAFGPAERGDVDVVIDPEALPFAPESLDLIVSALALQTVNDLPGVLAQIRRALRPDGLLLAALFGSGTLNELREAFTVAESETAGGISPRVAPFADLRDLGALLQRAGLALPVTDVDRVVVRYAHPLALMQDLRRMGAANPLADRRRAPLRRDTLTRLFEIYAERFSDPDGRVRATFEIVWISGWAPHESQQKPLRPGSAKVRLADALKVPEERLRGDS, from the coding sequence ATGTCCGGACCCATCGCGATCTTCGATTCCCACGCGCTCGCCGCGCGGCGCCGCCGTGCGCAGGCGCTGGGGGCCGAGACCTTTCTGCTCGAACGCGTGAGCGAAGACCTTGTCGACCGGCTCGGTGCGGTGAAGCGGCACTTCGGGACCGCGGTCGATCTCGGCACGCCGGCCCCGAACCTGTCTGCCGCGCTGGCGACCACCGGCATGATCGGCCGCACGCGCGCCTTCGGCCCGGCCGAACGGGGCGACGTCGACGTCGTGATCGATCCCGAGGCCCTGCCCTTCGCTCCGGAGTCGCTCGACCTCATCGTCTCCGCGCTGGCGCTTCAGACCGTCAACGACCTGCCCGGCGTTCTGGCGCAGATCCGCCGCGCGCTGCGCCCGGACGGCCTGCTGCTGGCCGCGCTGTTCGGCTCGGGCACGCTGAACGAACTGCGCGAGGCTTTCACCGTCGCCGAGAGCGAGACAGCGGGCGGCATTTCCCCGCGCGTGGCGCCCTTCGCGGATCTGCGCGATCTCGGCGCCCTGCTCCAGCGCGCCGGGCTCGCCCTGCCCGTCACCGATGTCGACCGCGTCGTGGTGCGCTACGCTCATCCGCTGGCGCTGATGCAGGACCTTCGGCGCATGGGGGCCGCCAATCCGCTGGCCGACCGCCGCCGCGCGCCGCTGCGCCGCGACACGCTGACGCGCCTGTTCGAGATCTATGCCGAGCGTTTCTCCGACCCGGACGGACGCGTGCGCGCGACGTTCGAAATCGTGTGGATTTCCGGCTGGGCGCCCCATGAGAGCCAGCAGAAGCCGCTCCGCCCCGGCTCGGCCAAGGTGCGGCTGGCCGATGCGCTCAAGGTGCCGGAGGAGCGGCTGCGGGGCGACAGCTGA
- the mutT gene encoding 8-oxo-dGTP diphosphatase MutT encodes MKLVLVAACALVDADGRVLLTERPAGKQLAGLWEFPGGKVEPGERPEECLIRELAEELGITVKEPCLAPLSFASHTYESFQLLMPLWICRRWEGQPQGREGQRLAWVKPGALRDYPMPPADEPLIPVLLDLLGPGR; translated from the coding sequence ATGAAGCTGGTTCTCGTCGCCGCCTGCGCGCTTGTCGATGCCGACGGGCGCGTGCTGCTGACCGAGCGCCCGGCGGGCAAGCAGCTCGCGGGGCTGTGGGAGTTTCCCGGCGGCAAGGTGGAGCCCGGCGAGCGGCCGGAGGAATGCCTTATCCGCGAATTGGCCGAGGAACTCGGCATCACGGTGAAGGAGCCGTGCCTCGCGCCGCTCAGTTTCGCGAGCCACACCTATGAGAGCTTCCAGCTGCTGATGCCGCTGTGGATCTGCCGGCGTTGGGAAGGCCAGCCGCAGGGCCGCGAAGGCCAGCGCCTGGCCTGGGTGAAGCCTGGCGCGCTGCGCGACTATCCCATGCCCCCCGCCGATGAGCCGTTGATCCCGGTGCTGCTCGATCTGCTCGGGCCGGGGCGGTAG
- the argJ gene encoding bifunctional glutamate N-acetyltransferase/amino-acid acetyltransferase ArgJ, whose amino-acid sequence MAHASPVSPLAPKTTPDVGPVAGVRFATAEAGIRYKGRTDVLLVEMDKGTSVAGVFTKSKCPSAPVEWCRANLPGGTARALVVNSGNANAFTGQKGRESTALTAKIAAEALGCAESEIFLASTGVIGEPLDATKYNGVLAETATRLAPLPWIDPARAIMTTDTFPKLATATATIDGVKVRIAGIAKGAGMIAPDMATMLSFVFTDAAIAAPALQALLSKGVVDSFNAVTIDGDTSTSDTLMMFATGAAGAPAITDAKDTRLASFRRALKGVLADLAEQVARDGEGARKLVRILVTGAVSKRSARRIAMSIANSPLVKTAVAGEDANWGRIVMAVGKAGEPAERDLLTISFGDIRVAYQGARDPAYDEAETSAYMKNDVIDITVDIGLGRGSDRVMTCDLTKEYIAINGDYRS is encoded by the coding sequence ATGGCCCACGCTTCTCCGGTCTCCCCGCTCGCTCCCAAGACCACGCCCGATGTCGGCCCGGTGGCGGGCGTTCGCTTTGCCACCGCCGAGGCGGGCATCCGCTACAAGGGGCGCACCGACGTCCTGCTGGTCGAGATGGACAAGGGCACGAGCGTCGCGGGCGTGTTCACCAAGTCGAAGTGCCCTTCGGCCCCGGTGGAATGGTGCCGGGCCAACCTGCCGGGCGGCACGGCGCGCGCGCTCGTGGTGAATTCGGGCAATGCCAACGCCTTCACCGGCCAGAAGGGGCGCGAGTCGACCGCGCTCACCGCCAAGATCGCCGCCGAGGCGCTGGGCTGCGCGGAATCGGAGATTTTCCTGGCGTCGACCGGGGTGATCGGCGAGCCGCTCGACGCCACCAAATATAACGGCGTGCTGGCGGAAACCGCCACGCGCCTCGCCCCGTTGCCCTGGATCGATCCGGCACGGGCGATCATGACCACCGACACCTTCCCCAAGCTCGCCACCGCCACCGCGACCATCGACGGGGTGAAGGTGCGCATCGCCGGCATCGCCAAGGGCGCCGGGATGATCGCGCCCGATATGGCGACCATGCTCTCCTTCGTCTTCACCGACGCGGCCATCGCGGCGCCGGCGCTCCAGGCGCTGCTCTCCAAGGGAGTGGTCGACAGCTTCAATGCCGTGACCATCGACGGCGACACCTCGACCTCGGACACGCTCATGATGTTCGCGACCGGCGCTGCCGGTGCGCCGGCGATCACCGACGCCAAGGACACCCGGCTGGCGAGCTTTCGCCGCGCGCTGAAGGGCGTTCTGGCGGACCTTGCCGAGCAGGTGGCGCGGGACGGGGAGGGCGCGCGCAAGCTGGTGCGCATTCTCGTCACCGGGGCGGTTTCCAAGCGCTCGGCGCGCCGCATCGCGATGTCGATCGCCAATTCGCCGCTGGTGAAGACCGCCGTTGCCGGCGAGGACGCCAATTGGGGCCGTATCGTCATGGCGGTCGGCAAGGCGGGCGAACCGGCCGAGCGCGACCTGCTGACGATCTCCTTCGGCGACATCCGCGTGGCCTATCAGGGCGCGCGCGATCCCGCCTATGACGAGGCCGAGACCTCCGCCTACATGAAGAACGACGTGATCGACATCACCGTCGACATCGGGCTGGGGCGTGGGTCCGACCGGGTGATGACCTGCGACCTGACCAAGGAATACATCGCCATCAATGGCGACTACCGGTCCTGA
- a CDS encoding peptidylprolyl isomerase, with the protein MTRHRPHAEHMSRPRSTGLLRAAALAALLGVAALPSLPALAQTPATTPAAPAAAATDADPVLATVNGTEIRRSDVDAAAQELAPNLPPQIQGPARDEYVLGFLIDLTAVAQAAEAEKLDQTDEFKRQMAFIRQRMLMQAALDKAAKAAMTEEAMQKTYQEAVGQQKPEEEVHARHILFRADANDPKSSEAAKKKAEAVEARLKKGEDFATIAKELTEDPSGKEDGGDLGFFTKEQMVPEFAEVAFKLKPGEVSEPVKTPFGWHIIKVEGTREKPVPTFEEVKPQIEQFLAQKAQADTVQKMRESAKVVKTDAAPKAAAPATPAAPATDAPKPAQ; encoded by the coding sequence ATGACCCGCCATCGCCCGCATGCCGAGCACATGTCGCGCCCCCGTTCCACCGGGCTGCTGCGCGCCGCCGCCCTGGCCGCGCTGCTCGGCGTTGCCGCCCTGCCGTCGCTGCCGGCGTTGGCGCAGACGCCCGCAACCACGCCTGCTGCCCCCGCCGCCGCCGCGACCGATGCCGACCCGGTGCTCGCCACCGTCAACGGCACCGAAATCCGCCGCAGCGACGTCGATGCCGCCGCCCAGGAGCTGGCGCCGAACCTGCCGCCGCAGATTCAGGGGCCGGCGCGCGATGAATATGTGCTCGGCTTCCTCATCGACCTGACCGCAGTGGCCCAGGCCGCCGAGGCCGAGAAGCTGGACCAGACCGACGAGTTCAAGCGCCAGATGGCGTTCATCCGCCAGCGCATGCTGATGCAGGCCGCGCTCGACAAGGCCGCCAAGGCGGCGATGACCGAAGAGGCGATGCAGAAGACCTATCAGGAGGCCGTGGGCCAGCAGAAGCCGGAAGAAGAGGTGCATGCGCGCCACATCCTGTTCCGCGCCGATGCCAACGACCCCAAGTCCTCGGAAGCCGCCAAGAAGAAGGCCGAAGCGGTCGAGGCCCGGCTGAAGAAGGGCGAGGATTTCGCGACCATCGCCAAGGAACTGACCGAGGACCCCTCGGGCAAGGAAGATGGCGGCGATCTCGGCTTCTTCACCAAGGAGCAGATGGTGCCGGAATTCGCCGAGGTCGCCTTCAAGCTGAAGCCGGGCGAGGTTTCCGAGCCGGTGAAGACGCCGTTCGGCTGGCACATCATCAAGGTCGAGGGCACCCGCGAGAAGCCGGTGCCGACCTTCGAGGAAGTGAAGCCGCAGATCGAGCAGTTCCTGGCCCAGAAGGCGCAGGCCGATACGGTGCAGAAGATGCGCGAGTCCGCCAAGGTGGTGAAGACCGACGCCGCCCCCAAGGCGGCGGCGCCCGCCACGCCGGCGGCTCCCGCGACCGACGCGCCCAAGCCCGCGCAGTGA
- the secA gene encoding preprotein translocase subunit SecA yields MLGAIARKLFGSANDRRVRGYQPKVAAINALEPDLLKLSDEELRARTVEFREQLANGVALDDLLVPAFATVREAARRALGQRHFDVQLIGGMVLHERGIAEMRTGEGKTLVATAPVYLNALTGKGVHVVTVNDYLAKRDAEWMSRVYNFLGLTTGIIVHGMDDNERRAAYACDVTYATNNELGFDYLRDNMKYELSQMVQRPHHYAVVDEVDSILVDEARTPLIISGPLDDRSDFYNIIDTFIPRMSKEDYELDEKQRSVSMTEAGMEKMEQMLREGGQLKGETLYDIENVTVVHHVNQALRAHTLFQRDKDYIVRNGEVVIIDEFTGRMMQGRRYSEGLHQALEAKERVQVQPENQTFASITFQNYFRMYEKLAGMTGTANTEAAEFQDIYELEVIEIPTNLPVQRIDDDDEVYRSSAEKYNAIIDLIEECKKGGQPVLVGTTSIEKSELLAELLKKRGFRQKDFSDPDAFRPLYDGDQGKADDKVFAVLNARHHEQESYIVAQAGVPGAITIATNMAGRGTDIQLGGNADMRISHELTHLPEGEERAAAEARIRAEISVLKQKALDAGGLYVIGTERHESRRIDNQLRGRSGRQGDPGHSRFFLSLDDDLMRIFGSDRLDGMLQKLGLKEGEAIIHPWINKALEKAQQKVEARNYDIRKNLLKYDDVMNDQRKVVFEQRVELMRDDDVAETVAEMRHGVIEDLVVKFVPPNAYPEQWDTDGLAEALRHVLGLDLPVKEWAAEEGIADEEMRERVQARADEAMAAKAAQYGPEIMRYVEKSILLQTLDHLWREHLVTLDHLRQVIGLRGYAQRDPLNEYKSEAFQLFEAMLSNLREAVTAQLMRVEIMTTPQAEPELPMSAHHIDADTGEDEFALADAEFASAATLAPDAEAARRDPNDPTTWGRVGRNEACPCGSGLKYKHCHGKFV; encoded by the coding sequence ATGCTCGGCGCTATCGCGCGAAAGCTCTTCGGATCGGCCAATGACCGCCGCGTGCGCGGCTACCAGCCGAAAGTCGCGGCCATCAACGCGCTCGAACCGGACCTGTTGAAGCTCTCCGACGAGGAGTTGCGGGCCCGCACCGTGGAATTCCGCGAGCAGCTTGCCAATGGCGTGGCCCTTGACGACCTGCTCGTGCCCGCCTTTGCCACCGTGCGCGAGGCCGCCCGGCGCGCCCTCGGGCAGCGCCACTTCGATGTCCAGCTGATCGGCGGCATGGTGCTGCACGAGCGCGGCATCGCCGAAATGCGTACCGGTGAAGGCAAGACGCTGGTCGCCACCGCCCCGGTCTATCTCAACGCGCTCACCGGCAAGGGCGTGCACGTCGTCACCGTGAACGATTACCTCGCCAAGCGTGATGCCGAATGGATGAGCCGCGTTTACAATTTCCTCGGCCTCACCACCGGCATCATCGTCCACGGCATGGACGACAATGAACGCCGCGCGGCCTATGCCTGCGACGTCACCTACGCCACCAATAACGAGCTCGGCTTCGACTATCTGCGCGACAACATGAAGTACGAGCTGAGCCAGATGGTTCAGCGGCCGCATCATTACGCCGTGGTCGACGAGGTCGATTCGATCCTGGTCGACGAGGCGCGCACGCCGCTCATCATCTCCGGCCCGCTCGACGACCGCTCGGACTTCTACAACATCATCGACACCTTCATTCCGCGGATGTCGAAGGAAGATTACGAGCTCGACGAGAAGCAGCGCTCCGTCTCCATGACCGAAGCCGGCATGGAAAAGATGGAGCAGATGCTGCGCGAGGGCGGCCAGCTCAAGGGCGAGACGCTCTACGACATTGAGAACGTCACCGTTGTCCATCACGTGAACCAGGCGCTGCGCGCCCACACGCTGTTCCAGCGCGACAAGGACTACATCGTGCGCAATGGCGAGGTCGTCATCATCGACGAGTTCACCGGCCGCATGATGCAGGGCCGGCGCTATTCCGAAGGCCTCCACCAGGCGCTCGAGGCCAAGGAGCGGGTGCAGGTCCAGCCGGAAAACCAGACCTTCGCCTCGATCACCTTCCAGAACTATTTCCGCATGTACGAGAAGCTCGCCGGCATGACCGGCACGGCGAACACGGAAGCGGCCGAGTTCCAGGATATCTACGAGCTTGAGGTGATCGAAATCCCGACCAACCTCCCGGTCCAGCGCATCGACGACGATGACGAGGTCTACCGGAGCTCGGCCGAGAAATACAACGCGATCATCGACCTCATCGAGGAGTGCAAGAAGGGCGGCCAGCCGGTCCTCGTCGGCACCACCTCGATCGAGAAGTCCGAACTGCTCGCCGAGCTGCTCAAGAAGCGCGGCTTCCGCCAGAAGGACTTTTCCGATCCCGACGCCTTCCGCCCGCTCTATGACGGCGACCAGGGCAAGGCGGACGACAAGGTGTTCGCGGTGCTCAACGCCCGCCACCACGAGCAGGAATCCTACATCGTCGCGCAGGCCGGCGTTCCCGGCGCCATCACCATCGCCACCAACATGGCCGGTCGCGGCACCGACATCCAGCTCGGCGGCAACGCCGACATGCGGATCTCGCACGAGCTGACCCACCTGCCGGAAGGCGAGGAGCGCGCCGCCGCCGAGGCCCGCATCCGCGCGGAAATCAGCGTGCTCAAGCAGAAGGCGCTCGACGCCGGCGGCCTCTACGTGATCGGCACCGAGCGCCACGAGAGCCGGCGCATCGACAACCAGCTGCGCGGCCGCTCCGGCCGCCAGGGCGACCCCGGCCACTCGCGCTTCTTCCTCTCGCTCGACGACGACCTGATGCGCATCTTCGGGTCGGACCGGCTTGACGGCATGCTGCAGAAGCTCGGCCTGAAGGAAGGCGAGGCCATTATCCACCCTTGGATCAACAAGGCGTTGGAGAAGGCCCAGCAGAAGGTCGAGGCGCGCAACTACGACATCCGCAAGAACCTTCTCAAATACGACGACGTGATGAACGACCAGCGCAAGGTGGTGTTCGAGCAGCGCGTCGAGCTGATGCGCGACGACGACGTCGCCGAGACGGTGGCCGAGATGCGCCACGGCGTGATCGAGGATCTCGTCGTCAAGTTCGTGCCGCCCAACGCCTATCCCGAGCAGTGGGACACCGATGGCCTCGCCGAGGCGCTGCGCCACGTTCTCGGGCTTGATCTCCCGGTCAAGGAATGGGCGGCCGAGGAAGGCATCGCCGATGAGGAGATGCGCGAGCGCGTGCAGGCCCGCGCCGATGAGGCGATGGCCGCCAAGGCCGCCCAGTACGGCCCCGAGATCATGCGCTATGTCGAGAAGTCGATCCTGCTGCAAACGCTCGACCATCTCTGGCGCGAGCATCTGGTCACGCTGGACCATCTGCGTCAGGTCATCGGCCTGCGCGGCTATGCCCAGCGCGATCCGCTGAACGAGTACAAGTCGGAAGCCTTCCAGCTTTTCGAGGCCATGCTCTCGAACCTGCGCGAGGCGGTCACCGCCCAGCTCATGCGCGTCGAGATCATGACCACGCCGCAGGCGGAGCCCGAGCTGCCGATGAGCGCGCATCACATCGATGCGGATACCGGCGAAGACGAGTTCGCCCTGGCCGACGCCGAATTCGCCAGCGCCGCCACACTGGCACCGGACGCCGAGGCCGCGCGCCGCGATCCGAACGATCCGACCACCTGGGGCCGTGTCGGGCGCAACGAGGCCTGTCCCTGCGGTTCAGGCCTCAAATACAAGCACTGCCACGGCAAGTTCGTCTGA
- a CDS encoding L,D-transpeptidase family protein, whose product MALLGGCAALALAGCTGDDSPSINAKAMKSLSPQTLALLNQKGMSKTSPLVVRIYKEESELEVWKQNSDGDYALLKTYPICRWSGELGPKVREGDRQAPEGFYTITPGQMNPNSSYYLSFDLGFPNAYDRAWGRSGSNLMVHGDCSSRGCYAMTDEQVQEIFALGRESFRGGQRAFQVQAYPFRMTAENLVRHRNNPNLAFWKMLKEGSDTFEITKAQPKVDYCGKRYVFDATPVDPSQKFQASQPCPEYTQPEGLQQALASRQQDVNTRIASAGSLAPLAPVKTGKDGGMHKVFLAKLENPELSAPGSLPPVVKPPGSEYGVATNEPAPAESIALATADMVPTSANVPLPLPRPTDAPGGGSQVAAQSAPSFLGRLIPSLTPAETPDAPAANGTPAAPPSEPTQVAALESGGGFFDGVRSLFSRSSEPAPSEPAAAETSSGFSFGRLFGGGASEPSPDAEPNAAALPVQAPVPPEKPAAPAQSAAREAAIRDVASRQSAPHQNAARPAATSTTAVAPATTASATASATSAASQPRPAATPSMQRVPSPGQAAAAAYYQSLPAQPGAQGAPAAAVATSVSASTTPALRPSVAANGQEPLYGSSSGSGLPGAAILTPGTFSSAVQ is encoded by the coding sequence ATGGCCCTTCTTGGCGGGTGCGCCGCGCTGGCCCTCGCCGGCTGCACGGGCGATGATTCGCCGTCCATCAATGCCAAGGCGATGAAGTCGCTCTCGCCGCAGACGCTGGCGCTGCTCAACCAGAAGGGCATGTCCAAGACCAGCCCGCTGGTGGTGCGCATCTACAAGGAAGAGTCGGAGCTGGAGGTCTGGAAACAGAACAGCGACGGCGACTACGCGCTGCTCAAGACCTACCCGATCTGCCGCTGGTCCGGTGAGCTGGGGCCCAAGGTGAGGGAAGGCGACCGGCAGGCGCCGGAAGGCTTCTACACCATCACCCCCGGGCAGATGAATCCCAACTCCAGCTACTACCTCTCCTTCGATCTCGGCTTTCCCAACGCCTATGACCGCGCCTGGGGCCGCTCCGGCTCCAATCTGATGGTCCATGGCGACTGTTCCTCGCGCGGCTGCTACGCCATGACCGATGAACAGGTGCAGGAGATCTTCGCGCTCGGCCGCGAGAGCTTCCGTGGCGGGCAGCGCGCCTTTCAGGTGCAGGCCTACCCCTTCCGCATGACCGCGGAGAATTTGGTCCGCCACCGCAACAATCCGAACCTGGCCTTCTGGAAGATGCTGAAGGAGGGCAGCGACACCTTCGAGATCACCAAGGCGCAGCCCAAGGTCGACTATTGCGGCAAGCGCTACGTGTTCGACGCCACGCCGGTCGACCCGAGCCAGAAGTTCCAGGCCTCCCAGCCCTGCCCGGAATACACCCAGCCCGAGGGGCTCCAGCAGGCGCTCGCCTCCCGGCAGCAGGACGTGAATACCCGCATCGCCAGCGCCGGTTCGCTCGCGCCGCTGGCGCCGGTGAAGACCGGCAAGGACGGCGGCATGCACAAGGTGTTCCTCGCCAAGCTGGAAAACCCCGAGCTTTCCGCGCCCGGTTCGCTCCCGCCGGTGGTGAAGCCGCCCGGCAGCGAGTATGGCGTCGCCACCAATGAGCCCGCGCCGGCGGAGAGTATCGCGCTCGCCACCGCCGACATGGTGCCGACCAGCGCCAACGTGCCGCTGCCACTGCCCCGTCCGACCGACGCCCCGGGCGGCGGCTCGCAGGTCGCGGCGCAGTCCGCCCCCTCGTTCCTGGGTCGCCTGATCCCCTCGCTCACGCCGGCCGAGACGCCGGACGCTCCGGCGGCCAACGGGACACCCGCGGCTCCGCCGTCCGAGCCGACGCAGGTTGCCGCGCTCGAATCGGGCGGTGGGTTCTTCGACGGGGTTCGCAGCCTGTTCAGCCGCAGCAGCGAGCCGGCGCCGAGCGAACCCGCTGCCGCCGAGACGTCGTCCGGCTTCTCCTTCGGGCGGCTGTTCGGGGGCGGGGCCTCCGAGCCCTCGCCGGATGCGGAGCCGAATGCGGCCGCGCTGCCCGTGCAGGCCCCGGTTCCGCCCGAGAAGCCCGCCGCGCCGGCACAGAGCGCCGCCCGCGAGGCCGCCATTCGTGACGTGGCTTCGCGCCAGAGCGCGCCGCATCAGAACGCCGCGCGCCCGGCCGCGACGTCCACCACGGCGGTTGCACCCGCGACGACCGCTTCCGCCACCGCCTCCGCTACTTCCGCGGCCAGCCAGCCGCGCCCTGCGGCGACGCCGAGCATGCAGCGTGTGCCGAGCCCCGGACAGGCCGCTGCGGCCGCCTATTACCAGTCTCTGCCGGCCCAGCCGGGCGCACAGGGCGCGCCGGCCGCTGCGGTTGCCACATCGGTATCGGCCTCGACGACCCCGGCGCTTCGGCCCTCGGTCGCGGCCAATGGCCAGGAGCCGCTCTACGGCAGTTCCAGCGGGTCCGGCCTGCCCGGCGCGGCGATCCTCACGCCCGGAACATTCTCCTCGGCCGTGCAGTAG